In Equus quagga isolate Etosha38 chromosome 14, UCLA_HA_Equagga_1.0, whole genome shotgun sequence, one DNA window encodes the following:
- the LOC124252604 gene encoding olfactory receptor 8B3-like: protein MAPGNYSFVTEFILLGLTDQPDIQLPLFFLFLVMYMVTVLGNLGLITLIGLNSHLHTSIYFFLFNLSFVDLCYSSVFTPKMMMNFLSKKNYISYSGCMTQLYFFCFFVISECYVLTSMAYDRYVAICNPLLYNIVMSPKVCSSFMLGSYLMAFSGAMAHTGCMLRLTFCDANTINHYLCDILPVLQLSCTSTYINEMVVFVVVGINIIVPSLTVFISYGFILSSILRISSTEGRSKAFSTCSSHIIAVSLFFGSGAVMYLKPSSAGSMDGGKISSVFYTNVVPMMNPLIYSLRNKDVKIALRKTLGRRKL, encoded by the coding sequence ATGGCTCCTGGAAATTATTCTTTTGTGACAGAATTCATTCTTTTGGGCTTAACAGACCAACCAGATATCCAACTCCCCCTGTTCTTCCTGTTTCTAGTAATGTATATGGTCACTGTGTTAGGAAATTTGGGCTTGATAACTCTAATTGGGCTGAATTCACACCTACACACCTCCAtatactttttcctctttaactTGTCATTCGTAGACCTCTGCTATTCTTCAGTATTTACACCAAAAATGATGATGAACTTCTTATCAAAAAAGAATTATATCTCTTACTCGGGGTGCATGACTCAGCtctactttttctgcttttttgtcaTTTCTGAATGCTATGTGCTGACTTCAATGGCCTAtgatcgctatgtggccatctgtaatcCGCTTTTGTATAACATTGTCATGTCCCCTAAAGTATGTTCCAGCTTTATGCTTGGTTCATACTTAATGGCGTTTTCTGGTGCCATGGCCCACACTGGATGCATGCTGAGACTGACCTTCTGTGATGCAAACACCATCAACCATTATTTGTGTGACATCCTCCCTGTGCTCCAGCTCTCCTGCACGAGCACCTACATCAATGAGATGGTTGTTTTCGTTGTGGTGGGCATCAACATCATTGTGCCCAGTCTCACTGTCTTTATCTCTTATGGTTTCATCCTCTCCAGCATCCTCCGCATCAGCTCCACAGAGGGCAGGTCGAAAGCCTTCAGTACCTGCAGTTCCCACATAAttgctgtttctctcttctttggatcAGGTGCAGTTATGTATCTCAAACCATCTTCTGCTGGATCTATGGATGGGGGAAAAATATCTTCTGTCTTTTATACCAATGTGGTTCCTATGATGAACCCCTTAATCTATAGCTTGAGGAACAAAGATGTTAAAATTGCTCTGAGAAAAACCCTGGGGAGGAGAAAACTTTGA